A stretch of the Aegilops tauschii subsp. strangulata cultivar AL8/78 chromosome 4, Aet v6.0, whole genome shotgun sequence genome encodes the following:
- the LOC109741790 gene encoding beta-glucuronosyltransferase GlcAT14A, producing the protein MSMSSSMDHAGPSVSVLRWLLSVAAGGLFALFLLVASPVPFPSASLFLAPTSPASSSTRASKNLFVDQALSAQARAPPASPPRFAYLISGSAGDAGMLRRCLLALYHPRNHYILHLDAEAPDSDRAALAAFVASHPVLAAARNVRVVEKANLVTYRGPTMVTTTLHAAAAFLWGEGRGKGADWDWFINLSASDYPLVTQDDMMEVFSELPRDLNFLDHTSDIGWKAFARAMPVIIDPALYMKKKGDLFWIPQKRELPTAFKLFTGSAWMVLSRPFVEYLIWGWDNLPRTVLMYYANFISSPEGYFHTVACNADEFRNTTVNHDLHYIAWDNPPMQHPHLLTLADWDGMLASAAPFARKFRRDDPVLDRIDADLLSRAPGMLAPGGWCVGEVPAAGANRTGGDDPCAVVGNAAYVRPGPGAARLKRLVTSLLSEENFRPKQCKVAVVEQHIPAKKVEEHIPSEKVEDHH; encoded by the exons ATGTCGATGTCGTCCTCCATGGACCACGCCGGCCCCTCCGTGTCCGTCCTGCGCTGGCTGCTCTCCGTCGCCGCCGGGGGCCTCTTCGCGCTCTTCCTCCTCGTCGCCTCGCCGGTCCCCTTCCCCTCCGCCTCGCTCTTCCTCGCCCCGACctccccggcctcctcctccacgCGCGCCTCCAAGAACCTCTTCGTCGACCAGGCGCTCTCGGCGCAGGCCCGcgcgccgcccgcctcgccgccgcgcttcGCGTACCTGATCTCCGGCTCGGCGGGGGACGCCGGGATGCTGCGCCGCTGCCTGCTGGCGCTGTACCACCCGAGGAACCACTACATCCTGCACCTGGACGCGGAGGCGCCCGACTCGGACCGCGCGGCGCTGGCGGCGTTCGTGGCGTCCCACCCGGTCCTCGCCGCGGCGCGCAACGTGCGCGTCGTGGAGAAGGCGAACCTGGTCACCTACCGCGGCCCCACCATGGTGACCACCACGCTGCACGCCGCCGCCGCGTTCCTCTGGGGCGAGGGCCGCGGCAAAGGCGCCGACTGGGACTGGTTCATCAACCTCTCCGCCTCCGACTACCCGCTCGTCACGCAGGACG ATATGATGGAGGTGTTCTCGGAGCTGCCGCGCGACCTCAACTTCCTCGACCACACCAGCGACATCGGCTGGAAAGC GTTCGCGAGGGCGATGCCGGTGATCATCGACCCGGCGCTCTACATGAAGAAGAAGGGCGATCTCTTCTGGATCCCTCAGAAGCGGGAGCTGCCCACCGCCTTCAAGCTCTTCACCG GTTCCGCGTGGATGGTGCTGTCGAGGCCGTTCGTGGAGTACCTGATCTGGGGGTGGGACAACCTGCCGCGCACGGTGCTCATGTACTACGCCAACTTCATCTCGTCCCCGGAGGGCTACTTCCACACCGTGGCCTGCAACGCCGACGAGTTCCGCAACACCACCGTCAACCACGACCTGCACTACATCGCGTGGGACAACCCCCCGATGCAGCACCCGCACCTGCTCACCCTCGCCGACTGGGACGGCATGCTCGCCAGCGCCGCCCCCTTCGCGCGCAAGTTCCGCCGGGACGACCCCGTCCTCGACAGGATCGACGCCGACCTCCTCTCGCGGGCGCCCGGAATGCTCGCCCCGGGCGGCTGGTGCGTCGGGGAGGTGCCGGCTGCCGGTGCCAACCGCACCGGCGGCGACGACCCGTGCGCCGTTGTCGGGAACGCGGCGTATGTTCGGCCTGGCCCGGGGGCTGCGCGGCTGAAGCGGCTCGTTACGTCGCTCCTGTCGGAGGAGAACTTCCGGCCGAAACAGTGCAAAGTAGCAGTAGTAGAACAACATATTCCCGCCAAAAAAGTAGAAGAACATATTCCCTCGGAAAAGGTAGAAGACCATCACTGA
- the LOC109741798 gene encoding uncharacterized protein: MEQISLGHRYKECRPQRTSSCPAKLLVGKDVLKELEERRSSPSVVAKLMGIDVLPPTYVAHKRHQQFKDVFEVSEELPETFTKEMSYHCPKGLPSLKRSAMKLKKLMPSKSPYCDGTFDNDVEYNNGLDRLNPLEIDNPLFEKCPRDVNYSPNNQHEKDITGTFRKYPVGLANSSLKDIKDLPRGNYGDFNNIVVLEPGLGNSHDPENSFSMSLLSHDNCNSRRNRKKKLAESVVMSNERVSQHLSDTVNVARIKRERYLTSDAINSLSKGEEPSFDQFNIIDMNSTGSFQMYSGGDINSRQNNKPSSSSLPGKSFRKYDEGDVGSRTLAQMFALSDSERVKKNLNPHAQIQHSKLDQGKGHNREGCFIVLPKHGSPLSLHTSLDRSSSCEGSPNSEIFPDPSVSYNNGKVTFDSFLAKRRLKQIASGRQNNLRNASVVKSLALEQRRPASPSLDDFRCHSWRPSDNVSTSDCINERVLFATDEGLIHEPAETVPSAFQLQLSRKQKVSATPLQCHDYESISISNHDDLAKSRKGLEEFEQPSPVSILQPPTDEDSCCSGFFKNDLQDMPSVETQMDHRRFRDEPEVSSMSCDDGNDSSYKSLEAFQVEEDRDFSYLLDILISSGMIVSTDWQLLCKSWHSSSFPVGPQVFERLESKYAKMTSWPKPKRRLMFDLANSVLSDVLAPCTNIHPWVSSTRQCRPIWGPEGPVEKVWQMMVRQQEELAIGHPDDKVLDPNWLQADDDIYAVGNQIAVMLHADLLEEVILEFLSLSGSAAACM, encoded by the exons ATGGAACAAATTTCG CTTGGGCATCGATATAAGGAGTGCAGGCCACAAAGGACTAGCAGCTGTCCAGCTAAACTACTTGTTGGGAAGGATGTACTGAAAGAATTGGAGGAAAGACGGTCATCCCCCAGTGTGGTCGCAAAACTGATGGGAATTGACGTATTGCCACCTACTTACGTAGCCCATAAAAGACATCAACAATTCAAGGATGTCTTTGAAGTGTCGGAGGAGCTACCGGAGACTTTCACAAAAGAGATGTCGTATCATTGCCCTAAAGGTCTGCCAAGCTTGAAGAGGAGTGCAATGAAATTGAAAAAGCTTATGCCGTCAAAGTCTCCCTATTGTGATGGAACATTTGATAATGACGTGGAGTACAACAATGGCTTGGATCGCTTGAACCCACTTGAAATAGACAATCCTTTGTTTGAGAAGTGCCCCCGCGATGTGAATTATTCCCCAAATAATCAACATGAGAAAGATATCACAGGCACTTTCAGGAAGTACCCAGTGGGTTTAGCTAATTCCTCACTTAAAGATATAAAAGATCTGCCGAGAGGGAATTACGGAGATTTCAACAACATTGTCGTTCTGGAGCCTGGCTTGGGAAACAGCCATGATCCAGAGAACTCTTTTTCCATGTCGTTGCTCTCTCATGACAATTGCAATTCCAGGAGAAATAGGAAGAAGAAGTTGGCTGAGTCTGTTGTAATGAGCAATGAGAGAGTTTCACAACATCTTTCAGATACTGTTAATGTGGCTAGAATAAAAAGAGAAAGATACTTGACTAGTGATGCCATCAATTCTCTGTCAAAAGGAGAGGAGCCATCATTTGATCAATTCAACATCATAGATATGAATAGCACCGGATCATTTCAGATGTATTCTGGAGGTGACATTAACTCCAGGCAAAACAACAAGCCATCATCAAGTAGCTTACCTGGGAAATCCTTTCGGAAGTATGATGAAGGTGATGTCGGATCGAGAACTCTTGCACAGATGTTTGCTTTATCTGATTCAGAGAGGGTAAAGAAAAATTTGAACCCGCATGCTCAGATTCAACACAGTAAACTTGACCAGGGCAAAGGCCACAACAGGGAAGGATGCTTTATAGTTTTACCAAAGCATGGATCTCCACTGTCTCTTCACACCTCATTGGACAGGAGTTCTTCCTGCGAAGGGTCTCCTAACAGTGAAATTTTCCCAGATCCTTCAGTTAGTTACAACAACGGCAAGGTTACCTTTGATTCTTTTCTGGCCAAACGAAGGCTCAAGCAAATTGCCAGCGGGAGGCAAAATAACTTAAGGAATGCTTCTGTGGTAAAAAGTCTTGCCTTGGAGCAGCGGAGACCTGCTTCTCCTTCTCTTGATGATTTCAGGTGTCATTCATGGCGTCCATCTGATAATGTTTCAACTTCTGACTGCATAAATGAGAGAGTATTGTTCGCGACAGATGAGGGCTTAATCCACGAGCCTGCTGAAACTGTGCCTTCTGCGTTTCAATTGCAATTATCTAGGAAACAGAAG GTTTCAGCAACGCCTTTGCAGTGTCATGACTATGAATCCATATCTATTTCTAATCATGATGATCTGGCAAAGTCTCGTAAAGGATTGGAAGAGTTTGAGCAGCCGAGCCCAGTGTCCATTCTACAGCCCCCAACTGATGAAGACAGTTGCTGTTCTGGATTCTTCAAGAATGACTTGCAAGACATGCCCA GTGTGGAGACACAAATGGACCATCGTCGATTCCGAGATGAACCTGAAGTCTCCTCCATGTCATGTGATGATGGCAATGATTCTTCTTACAAATCTTTGGAAGCATTTCAGGTTGAGGAGGACAGGGACTTCTCATATCTCCTTGATATTCTTATAAGCTCTGGTATGATAGTTTCAACTGACTGGCAGCTCTTGTGCAAGTCATGGCACTCATCTAGTTTCCCTGTTGGTCCCCAAGTCTTTGAGAGGCTTGAGAGCAAGTACGCCAAAATGACTTCATGGCCAAAGCCAAAGAGGAGACTTATGTTTGATCTTGCAAATTCTGTTCTCTCCGATGTCCTTGCACCTTGCACCAATATACACCCATGGGTGAGTTCTACTAGACAGTGCAGGCCTATCTGGGGCCCTGAAGGGCCTGTTGAGAAGGTTTGGCAAATGATGGTTAGGCAGCAGGAGGAGCTGGCGATAGGGCATCCTGATGACAAGGTTCTGGATCCAAACTGGCTGCAAGCTGATGATGACATATATGCGGTGGGCAACCAGATAGCCGTCATGTTACATGCTGACCTCTTGGAAGAAGTCATATTGGAATTCCTCTCACTCTCAGGGTCGGCCGCTGCATGTATGTAG